The Caldisericaceae bacterium genome includes a window with the following:
- the nadE gene encoding NAD(+) synthase translates to MLIKNYLKLKNPQETVDKIVSFIVDEMKHFNASGVIFGLSGGIDSSLVAYLLAKALPKEKIQAVFMGERDSNKESLEHARLVSSNLGINLKEVNITSILKRMGVYALEPSPFLIPRSIQERYAKSKYLKFNEPYNTTFVKSLKGGEGNPYIMKANAFLRVKHRLRAILLYFYGEQKNFIVAGCCNKTEKLTGYFVKYGDGACDFEPIAHLYKTQVYELAKYLHVPEVIISKPPSPDLAPGITDEFALQISYEKIDTILYALENDLLTELHKEGILDEEIEYVKLIRDLSKHMRSLPHFLT, encoded by the coding sequence ATGCTAATTAAAAATTATTTAAAGTTAAAAAATCCACAAGAAACAGTAGATAAAATTGTTTCTTTTATAGTTGATGAAATGAAACATTTCAATGCATCGGGAGTAATTTTTGGTCTAAGTGGTGGAATAGATTCTTCTCTTGTTGCTTATCTTTTAGCAAAAGCGCTCCCAAAAGAGAAGATCCAAGCTGTTTTTATGGGAGAAAGAGATTCAAATAAAGAGAGTTTAGAGCATGCAAGGTTAGTTTCTAGTAATCTTGGTATTAACCTTAAAGAAGTAAATATAACTTCAATACTTAAAAGGATGGGTGTTTATGCACTTGAACCAAGTCCTTTTTTAATTCCCAGATCTATACAGGAACGATATGCAAAGAGTAAGTACCTAAAATTTAATGAACCATACAATACAACATTTGTTAAATCCCTTAAAGGTGGTGAAGGCAATCCTTACATTATGAAGGCTAACGCCTTTTTGAGAGTTAAGCATAGATTAAGGGCAATTTTGCTTTATTTTTATGGGGAACAGAAAAATTTTATTGTTGCAGGTTGTTGTAATAAAACAGAAAAACTTACTGGTTATTTTGTCAAATATGGTGATGGAGCTTGCGATTTTGAACCAATTGCACACTTATACAAAACACAAGTGTATGAACTTGCAAAATATCTTCATGTGCCAGAAGTTATTATTTCAAAACCACCCTCTCCAGATCTTGCACCAGGTATCACAGATGAATTTGCTCTTCAAATTTCTTATGAAAAAATCGATACCATTCTCTATGCATTAGAGAATGATTTACTTACTGAACTTCATAAAGAAGGCATTTTAGATGAGGAAATTGAGTATGTAAAATTAATTAGAGATCTATCAAAACATATGAGGTCTTTACCTCATTTTTTAACATGA
- a CDS encoding ABC transporter permease: MKKYQGIFKTALLVSLFLLTFTPNKFITISTFLLLVVILSLFVKDSRILKILSFFIFVYLWYLVTDRLLFIPSYILPSPLRVLNIIISQKDVIIPNLISTLKITFFGFILSILFGVSLAFLMHLIRPIEDLIYPIAVISQSTPTIAIAPLIILWFGFGSLPKIGVVVWATFFPITVNTLVGLKSIDQDMVDVLKAIGAKTSDIFKYVVLPHTLTYILTGIEISSPYAILGTLTAEWMGTDIGMGLYIRRSFSSFELGQVFAGAIIIIGFSLITWGIAVSLRRRFTRYLGGEK, from the coding sequence TTGAAAAAGTACCAAGGTATCTTCAAGACTGCACTACTTGTGTCTCTATTTCTACTTACTTTTACACCAAATAAATTTATTACCATATCAACTTTTCTTTTGCTTGTTGTCATCCTTTCACTTTTTGTCAAAGACTCACGCATACTTAAAATCCTTTCTTTTTTTATCTTTGTTTATCTATGGTATCTTGTAACGGATCGCCTTCTTTTTATTCCTTCCTATATACTGCCCTCACCTCTCAGGGTATTAAATATTATTATTTCTCAAAAAGATGTTATTATACCCAATCTCATCTCTACACTCAAAATAACTTTTTTTGGTTTTATACTTTCAATTTTGTTTGGCGTTTCTCTTGCCTTTTTGATGCATCTTATTAGACCCATTGAGGATCTTATTTACCCGATAGCTGTCATTTCTCAGTCTACTCCTACAATCGCAATTGCACCTCTTATTATACTTTGGTTTGGTTTTGGAAGTCTTCCTAAAATTGGAGTGGTTGTGTGGGCTACATTCTTTCCCATTACAGTGAATACACTTGTTGGACTAAAAAGTATCGATCAGGATATGGTTGATGTGCTTAAGGCAATTGGCGCAAAAACTTCTGATATCTTCAAATATGTTGTATTACCCCACACTCTTACGTACATTTTAACTGGTATTGAAATTTCGTCTCCCTATGCGATTTTAGGCACCCTAACTGCTGAGTGGATGGGCACTGATATAGGTATGGGTCTTTACATAAGACGATCTTTCTCTTCCTTTGAACTTGGACAGGTTTTTGCAGGGGCAATAATAATCATAGGCTTCAGCCTCATCACTTGGGGCATTGCGGTATCCCTCCGTAGAAGATTTACAAGATACTTAGGAGGTGAAAAATGA